The DNA sequence ttatttagggtttagggttaaaaatattaatcccATCATTATTAATAActattgtgcattaaaattccCATCAAGCAATGTAATTATGGTaatgaatgattttttatgtgtGCATTGACTATTTATATGACATATTTcatggacggatggagtatgtTATACTAATAGATTGACTATTTTACTCTTTTgctgatattttatttactatttattgaaatctatgagttttaatctcatccactcattttaagatCTAATGGTGTAGGAATGGTCTTAGTTGTGGATTAGATGCAATGTGCATTTTAACATGACCACACATTTGAAGTACaagttttatattggatttGTAAGTctaaaaagttaatggaatgcaAGTCTgcatactaaaaataaaataagtaaataattctataaattataaacaacctaaaatagcaaaatccTTAAATAatggacagatggagtatttgttttatttgcttgAAGTACTTGAAGTTGACAATTCCAtggttttaataaaaaaaatatccatgTCATTCCAtggttttaataaaaaaatatccatGCACACCTATATAACaagatttttcaaatatccattcctaattaatagtaatttttttaactacaTAAGAAACTTATCCTGTAATTTTGATACAAGCaacatattcaaaataacacaaaacctaactcaaaaaaaaaatgtgttctTCCATAAACAAATATGtgttctaattttatatattcttaTCAAAATAGAATATGTATAGAATGAGATAGTGAGATGTAAAATCTACAAtacaaatagtaaaagtgaaatttatATCTATGCGTATATAAAAGTggagttttgaaaatatctaCAAAACTGacattataatgaaaaaatttattaatttgttaatacaccattttaattaaaaagttagtactattaattagtgaaaattAGTTTGTTGATACGTACTACATTACTATATTTGgctattatatatttatatgatatcCAACATGATTAGTTTTGCAGTTATATCAAACGTGACTTGAAAGagcaaatttttttaaattaataaattaataaagtttttAAACAGACTCATGATTGTGGAGCTCCACCCCTCTCAACGAGAGAATCCACTGTTGCACGGGTCAGAGCTCTATCCCACAGCAATAGCCCCGGTTCTTGATCACCGACGCGGCCCCAATAATGATAAATTCACTTTTACATGTACATTCATGTTGTTTTATActaactagtatcacaccaGTACGTTgaacatatatttaatttattttataaaactaattaaatactccatgtaaCAATAATATGATATACATTGATAAAACTtcatactataaaaattatatggtcataacaataaatacaataaaaatatttgcaaacacacattaattttacttatattCTAAATACTCTACAAATACACTTAGGAAATCTATATAAACACAAATCCAAATTaccgaaattataagaattgcaccattatatatttattgaaatataattttgtaatcaggatagtcttattttgttttatagtaattaaataaggaGTATATACGTTGtactaaattattttgaaaattttaaatgtaagttatataagtaaaaattataaatcatgaaatcaaCCAAAGCAACACAAAACTATTAAcacttaattaataaagtgtgttacataaatccaaaattgtgcaaataaaattgactaaagctaaaatactatttgacaaaaatttcatatcataTTGCGACTTAGATCATATGGAAAAACAACTCAATTTACTACTTATAATACAAACTACACATAATTATGTAGAGAATAACTATAGACCAATCATCAacacatcaataaaaaattaattttagaaacacAAAATGAGTCATtacaaattaacaaatttagaGCCGATATTGTacacatatataatttgtaccataaattataaatctactaaaacacactacaatgattaaatcaatacatttatttagtattaatacaaataaattaaataatcaaccACCCATTTTGCCCCCAAATAAATCCTAAAGAAGAATCCATTGTCATCATACTTAATTGGCAGAAAAATTCACCAACGACGAATGAGAtccaaaaatacaaaacatcAAACCACCAACATCACTCTTCTTCGCTTTTGATTTCTACACATCATCATTgtacaaaatcaatttcaacTGAAAACATTAAAAGGATTATCTATTACCGACTATCCTACAGCCTCCAATGCCAAATACTAGAAGTTTAGCAAAATCGACAGTATTCTCTCGTCTATAGATCCtgcatatatgtatatacaaCATTTACATAGAAATAGCAAGACCGATATCTCATGGATgcttcttaaaaaaataatgtacgggttacatcattttttatataggaacaatgaataaaaaaagtcACTGGTTCGATAGCGGAAAAAAATATCGATTTGAAATATACCATGGATACTTCCCCTTTTATAACCTTCTAACATTTTTTAGTCATGGATCTATATTAAATACATAATGAAGGTGATTTAATAATTACCTCACACCATATATTAAGGTCTACAATAGGCAGTTACATGATTTTTGTAATCatggatttgaatttgaattaggTGCATAACGGTTGTTATTTAATGGAGAACCGTTTCCAATATAATCATTAAGAAAAGAGACCATTAAGTGCACAACctcttgcatttttttttcggtTACATCGTTTAAAGgtaataaaatggagaaaaaaaatgttatgaaCCCCAaaacttatactccctccgttctatagcaataaagtcattttgtcattttggtacgttccatagtaatagagagatttctttatttagtaaaagtcaacacatttttcacatactttactctctcttacttttttctctatctctccacctttttcattttccactttattcatCCTTTACTTAACTCGCCTAAAACAGTTTTTCTTAATCCccatgccgaaaagaaacgccttcattactatggaacggagggagtatataaatatttaaatttgtactcaaaacttataaatattcaaattgaggtcaaaactcgccttttatatgtatagatagataatttatttttctttttattataattctaacatttcttaaattaatcTCATACATAATTTGTGAGTATAATTTTCGTGCATAGCACACACTGGTAAAAGAGGGAGTAATATGAAAGCCTTGAATCTGGAAATTAATCATCAAGTTTGTGATTAAATCCATGAATGTGCGTGCCTATAGACATTACACTCCTAACAAAAGTATCCCTAGAGAAGATGATCAAAATgagacaaaaagaaaaggaaggaTCTGCGCAAAATAAAAGGAAGGAAAATCCATGGACTGACCTAACAGCCCATCCTCTCAACCAGTATGAACTACAAGATTACCCCAATGTGAATCAAACTAAGCACcaatctttctttttttattattcgtgATGGATGCCCTTGTGATCTCTGTATTTAGATGAGGATTCTTGAGCGCAAAGTCATCAAAGCCGGGGGAGAAAACTATTTCTTCCACGTTTCTTACAATGAAGTTTAGGGTTGTTTCTTTGAGGTTTTTGTTGTTGCAAGTGTCAGATATTTCCAAGATATTAAGAACGTTGGATAAATTCAATGATCCAAGCATCTCATTTTCGCAAAACTTCTGCAGAAAAGGGATCTCGTATTTGTATGCAGCTAAAACAAGCGAGCAAACATGTTTCTCCATCTTCTCTTTTGGAACGCTTCCACTGTACAAGAACTCGAGTAGGGCTTCTAGTTCCTCGTGATTCAGCTCCGGTAGCGTTATCGTTTGATTCGCCGGAGCTTTGCATTCGTCTGAATCCAACATGTTACAAAATATTGTCGATCTCATTGCCTGTGGATGTATATAATATAACATATAGTCAGATGTAATGCACTAGTGATGCATTATTTAACCGGCTTAATCAAAATCGGCATACCGGTTCTACCGGTCCAATTCAAATTCCACCGATTCAAAATTGGAACCGTGAAGTTACATACCAATAGGCTTAACTAAAACGGCTAGACTTTTCATCAGAATATGAGATTAAATTCGACATCGTCTCAGTGTTTGGATAAATTTGCACACCTTACAAAATATGGTCGTGGGGCATGACAACTTTTATGTTGAGGACTTTTGcactttttcattctttttcgacaaaatataataatggaCCAAACTAACGAGAAgagattttatttcatattatgGAGgggaaagaataaaaaaaaagaagaaaaaataagattaaaaaatagcaaaaatcccttaaaataaaaagttcgTAGAAAGTTCTAAAATCTCTCAAAAATAGCATACCAATTTTATAGGAGAATTTAGACAAAAATTGACATGGAAAAATTAGCAAAAAACCAAACCGAGTTAGAGGTGATACCAAAATCGTCGATTTTCAGTTCAAGATCGGAAcaatgaatttatttgttgGGTACATACGAATAATCCTCTATGAGCGGGTATCGGGGGCTCGTTGTCACCGGCCATGACTTGAATATCAGTGTGGATTTGATCCTTCAAAGCGGTAGCAAAGCCACTTAAATAAGTCATCTTCTCATCTTCCAACTTTATCTTCTCTTCTTGTAACTTCATCCACTTCAAGGCCTTTACAAATCTCTATTACACACATCATATAATTGTTTAAATcactataaatttatactactactttcaaaatcaaaatggtACTACCTTATTGGAAATTGATGGAGAAAAAGAATCGTTGTTggtggatttattttttttaggcaAGTTGGTAAACAAGATTATGCTTTTCGCTCCTTCATAGCAGGATGAGCAGACATAATAATCGTAATCATCGTAATGCCTCAGTTCGCATAAGCAGCACgacatttctctctctagattaTCACAACGACGAAGTCACTGGTTCGATAGCGGAAAAAATATCGGTTTGAAATATACCATGGATACTTCCCCTTTTATAAccttcaatattttttagtcatggatttatattaaatgcatAATGATGGTGATTTAATAATTTCCTCACCCCATATATTAAGGTCTACAATTGGCAGTTACATGATTTTTGTAATCATGGATTTGAATATGAATTACGTGCATAACGGTTGTAATTTAATGGAGAACCGTTTCCaatataatcattaaaaaaagagaCATTAAGTGCACAACctcttcccttttttttttggttacaTCGTTTAAAGgtaataaaatggagaaaaaaattgttatgaAACCCAAAActtgtatataaaatattcaaatttgtactcaaaacttataaatattcaaattgagGCCAAAATTCGCCTTTtagggcatccattgtggatgccctagtGGAAGCCCTAGTGAGAGCCCTAGTggttgccacgtcagcatgccctatctttctgcaatggtggagccctagtgcatgccctatctcttatccacttttcatttcaattttaaatcattgtttttttaatttgtttttaattactataaattatcaaaatatattatttcaaacaccacaaatgcacaaaaaaaaaactacattacttAATAGAAAAGTGGAACTACATCATacttagattaaaaaaaaaatacattaaaactaaaatactaaaaaaaagaaaaaaccaaactagTGACTCGGGTATATCGTCGTCGACATTATTCGGGCTCGGGTATTGACTCGGATCCATTGTTGGAAGTGTGGATATTGAGAGAATAtagaagagaaagtgaaaggtttagtgtgtgaaaagtgaagaaaatggagtatttatagtggtttaaattagggttaaataattaaaacaaaacaaaaaaaattatggctcgggctcgggctcgggcgcAAATATAATCACGCATCTTATTTTTTCTGACTAAAATGCCCTTAAGCCCTAAAAGGGCATTATGGTCATCTCAGTAAGAATGCTGAAAATGGCAGCCTGCATGTTGCACAACATCTACCGTTCCTGTTCCTGAATAATTGTgacataattattatttttgttcacACCTGGTGagttatcaatttttaatttagattaGTCAATGTcatatgaaaaattgaaaacacgactttaatatacataaacatgttattatagtataaaactagtccaatacttttaaattattgaatttacataaattacgtggaaagaaaattaaaattatattttgtaaatgaTGGTTTTTGTCGTGAAACCCTATAATTAGATTTTCTATTGGTtgatattcatttttaaatttcgttTACAACCTTTAAAGCAGcactttatttaataaaatgtttttacAAGGTAATTTACTAGTAATAGAAGTAATAATAATacgtcttcttcttcattagCTACACGGCAGCCATTGTTGTTACATTTTTCAACTCTGTAATTTTCGATACTTTACTTTCATTCAGCCCCTCCTTACCTTTCAACATCTCATCATTTAGGCGTCTGAAACAATATTTTAGTGAAGGCTGAAAATGATTTtcagaattttcaaaaaatttgaaagtagaaaaatcaagaaaatggaACTCTTgggaggggcttaagcccttccCCGCCTCTTAACATGTCCGCCACTGCAGTTTGGAGATTCATCATATTCATACATGCGCGCCTTTATTCCTGTTCATATTTTGTTGAATAGACTAAATATCTTTTAATTACTTCTAATCTAATCTATGAAGAAGAGAAATGAATCGAAGAAAAAACCCTTAAAAATATAGCAAGGTA is a window from the Salvia hispanica cultivar TCC Black 2014 chromosome 1, UniMelb_Shisp_WGS_1.0, whole genome shotgun sequence genome containing:
- the LOC125192473 gene encoding BTB/POZ domain-containing protein At3g56230-like; translation: MSCCLCELRHYDDYDYYVCSSCYEGAKSIILFTNLPKKNKSTNNDSFSPSISNKRFVKALKWMKLQEEKIKLEDEKMTYLSGFATALKDQIHTDIQVMAGDNEPPIPAHRGLFAMRSTIFCNMLDSDECKAPANQTITLPELNHEELEALLEFLYSGSVPKEKMEKHVCSLVLAAYKYEIPFLQKFCENEMLGSLNLSNVLNILEISDTCNNKNLKETTLNFIVRNVEEIVFSPGFDDFALKNPHLNTEITRASITNNKKRKIGA